The following proteins are co-located in the Haliotis asinina isolate JCU_RB_2024 chromosome 13, JCU_Hal_asi_v2, whole genome shotgun sequence genome:
- the LOC137259910 gene encoding ankyrin repeat domain-containing protein 29-like: MSDVHSLRCVTATPSAAAGRDLYDASGDGDLERVKRILATGNVKINYRRWSSVTPVMVAAYNGHRDVVEFLVGRGADVSLVDSGGDNVLHFACWRGDLETVKLILDLNMVDVNAINNFGRTAADLARVRGHQRVLDLLVSRGAH, from the coding sequence ATGTCTGATGTACACAGTTTACGTTGTGTTACAGCGActccatcagcagcagcaggccGCGATCTCTACGACGCCAGCGGGGACGGTGACCTGGAGAGAGTGAAGCGAATCCTGGCAACGGGGAACGTTAAGATCAACTATAGAAGATGGAGCAGTGTGACACCGGTGATGGTGGCAGCATATAATGGACACAGGGAcgtggtggagttcctggtgggtagaggggctgatgtgtcactggtggacagtGGCGGTGACAACGTCCTTCACTTCGCCTGTTGGAGAGGGGACCTGGAGACGGTGAAGCTGATCCTGGACCTGAACATGGTGGACGTCAACGCCATTAACAACTTCGGGCGGACAGCGGCCGACTTGGCGAGAGTCCGTGGACATCAGCGAGTGTTGGATctcctggtgtcacgtggtGCACACTGA
- the LOC137259677 gene encoding uncharacterized protein, with protein MELSTVVFLSLLLCGMQDVHADVSLAKLTTRVRVVEYDLSKWKLSSIAAENKLMKKFKVWEESLKEELKSTFLPSLIETLVKQAITSILTDDDIGHPINGQVLDHVHSLEDKVQNITTKLQVITRDLTHVERERNTYRKTVGKERSDLTNDIRALQMQVNQTVVRVTSYARLLRSELNETIDHLVEANQTLAGLTQDFRTLNTSCVVTEKEIKSYREGLQEMQRNVSKDIRSLYIQLNQTIGDLSDSNQTLAGLTEDLKTVNTSCVVTGKGLQEMQIKLPSDIRSLYIQLNQTIGDLSDANRTLAGLTQDYRTLNTSCCGMRKEITEPSTTTYPGTTDFYNEVKTITTLAISNKLDQVRG; from the exons ATGGAGCTATCAACAGTTGTATTTCTGAGTCTTTTATTGTGTGGCATGCAAGACGTACATGCTGATGTCAGTTTGGCGAAACTGACTACACGTGTGAGGGTGGTAGAATATGACCTGAGCAAGTGGAAATTATCAAGTATTGCAGCTGAGAATAAACTGatgaagaagtttaaggttTGGGAGGAGTCACTGAAAGAAGAACTGAAGTCAACATTCCTTCCTTCATTGATAGAAACTCTCGTGAAACAAGCGATTACAAGCATCCTAACTGATGATGATATTGGGCATCCGATCAACGGACAAGTTCTCGATCACGTACACAGCTTGGAGGATAAGGTGCAAAACATAACCACAAAACTTCAAGTCATAACACGAGACTTAACGCATGTTGAACGGGAAAGAAACACCTACAGGAAAACTGTCGGGAAAGAACGTAGCGATTTGACCAATGACATCCGGGCTCTACAGATGCAGGTAAATCAGACAGTAGTTCGTGTAACCTCATATGCAAGGTTACTGAGATCAGAACTGAATGAAACCATTGATCACCTGGTTGAGGCAAACCAAACACTTGCTGGCCTCACCCAGGACTTCAGGACGCTGAATACCAGTTGTGTGGTGACGGagaaagaaataaaatcataccgGGAGGGCTTGCAGGAAATGCAGAGAAACGTATCCAAAGACATTCGGAGTTTATACATTCAACTGAATCAGACCATTGGAGACCTGTCTGACTCAAACCAGACACTCGCTGGCCTCACAGAGGACTTGAAAACGGTGAATACCAGTTGTGTGGTGACTGGAAAGGGCTTACAGGAAATGCAGATAAAGTTACCTTCAGACATTCGGAGTTTATACATTCAACTGAATCAGACCATTGGAGATCTGTCTGACGCAAACCGGACACTCGCTGGCCTCACACAAGACTACAGGACGCTGAATACAAGTTGTTGTGGGATGAGGAAAGAGATCACGGAGCCTTCAACCACGACCTATCCTGGAACGACAG ACTTCTACAATGAAGTTAAAACAATTACAACATTGGCTATTTCTAACAAATTGGATCAAGTCCGAGGTTAA